AGTTTCCTACGACATACTACCGGGTGGTAAAGTGGTGTTTAACACCGCGCATCCTGCGAAAACGATAAAGAAGAAGGCTAAGAGAAATGCTAACCGATCTTGAGATTTACAGGCGTGTTGATGCTATGATCCCCGTCGAAGTCGATAGAGATGATGCAGAACACGAGCTGCTTCACTGTGAGTATGAAGACGCCATAGCCGACCTCTTAACGGAGGCTTTTCTATCAGGGAAGCTCCCCCAAAATGCAATAGATTTTGTTTCGTCGGAATATAAGCACGGCACAGTCGCGATAACACTGGAGTACATAGCTGCTCAAATGAAACAGAGCGCCGCTTAATTTTTGATAGGCCTACCGGGTTTGAGCCCCGGCGGCGTGCGAGCACAACATAAGAAAACCCCATTACCACCCCCTTTTACTAGGGGATGGTAATGGGGTTTTGTGCTACCCAAAACAATTTCCCAGGAGGATACAGCTAATGGATCAGACAGAAACAACCACTAGCCAACATGAAACACCAACCCCAAACGACGTAGCAGCAAAAACTACCGAGGCAAAGAATCAGGATACACAGCCTGAGATGTTTGACCGTGAGTATGTCGAAAAGCTACGCCGCGAAGCCGCTGGTTATCGCACAAAGCTCAAAGAGATTGAGCCTCTTGCAGCGCAGTTTAAAAAGCAGCAAGAGGAAAGCAAGACCGAGCTTGATAAAGCGCTGGAGCGTATCGCTGAGCTTGAGGCTAGCGAACAGCGCAAAACCATCGAAGCCGCGCGCTCTGGTATGGCTGCCAAGCACGGGGTTCCTGTAGAGCTGCTTCCAGTAACAGCTGACAGTGAGGAGCTAGAAGCCGCCGCGCAGGCACTAGTTGCATGGGCGGAAAAGAAGACCTCTAAGGGCGCGCCAAAAGTTGATAGTGCTGGTGGCGGCTCTGTGGCTGATGATCGTGACGCAATAGCTAGAAAAAGGAACATCCCCGCTCGCGCGGGGACAACCGGTCAGTATCGACAGGCTTGAAGGGCGCGCTCGGAACATCCCCGCTCGCGCGGGGACAACTTTTTTCTCTTGTGATGGTTTTTCGATGATGCTGGAACATCCCCGCTCGCGCGGGGACAACAACACCCCCTAGGAAAACACCTAGGGGGTTCGGGGAACATCCCCGCTCGCGCGGGGACAACACTTAATAACCAGCAAAGATCTGTTCCGATTATGGGTTATATCTTCACTTTCTTTTACGTCTACGCTGTGATGCTTTTGACCACCCCTTCCGTAAAGGACTTTCTGGGTTAGAACGTGTTGGTCTTAATACGAGGGGTATGCCATCAGAGTCAATGATTTCCCAATCATGGCGGTGTACTTTAATTTCAAACCCTGTCTCATTTTTGGAGGTAGAGAATGCCATGATTGCACGACCATTTTTAAGTTCGGAAACAATAATCGACCACAAGCGATCACGAATTCTAGTTGAGACATGCCCAACAAAAACGCCTGCGGAAATTTCGAATAACCAGCGGTTAAGCTGACCTCTGAGCCCAGCTGGACATGCTGTGAGAACAATTGTAATCAAGGGTAATCATCTCCTGAAGAGTCATCCCAGTTATATCCTCCGCTGACGCGTTCTAGTTTTTCATCCCATAGCTCAATGACTTTGTTTTTTATAGAGAAACTATCAGAAGATGTTTCTGAATCATCTAACAGTAGTTCTTTGAGATCAGATACAATGCGCGGCAGTATTTTATTTGTCTTGAATGCATCACGGCATTGACGTCTGACATACTGGGGTAGATCTCCTGGGGAAACCTTTCCAGCTTCAACAGCAGCGACTGACTCAAAAGCAATCGGGATAGAGACTTCGGCTTTATATAAATCTGCAATGTCATAGACAAAGCTACGATCGTGTCCAGTATGGATAAAGCCTAAACCGGGAGAGAGCCCTAAGGCTACGATTACGGAGTGTACGAGTCCGTAAAGTGATATATGAGCACTAGATAGCGCTTGATTAATAAGGTCGCTGTCAAAGAAATCCTCTGGGTTATAGGTGCGTTTATTCCATTGCACACCAGTGTTATCTGCCCATTGACGGTAAATATTTCGCACTCGTGCGCCTTCTTTGCCTCTGAGTTGCTGCATAGTGAGATTATCAACAGCCTCATCGTCGAAACGCATTTTATACATGGCACGTGCTACGGCAAGACGACTACGCGTATGAGAAACAAGTTGCGCTTGTTTTACAAGCAAAGTGGTGTTTCGTCCAATTGGACGACCATGCGCATAATAACGGACTCCGTTTTCACCACACCAAACTACGGAGGCACCGCTATCTGCGATAACTGTCATAGCTTGGTGAGTAACTCGTGTTCCTGGGCAAGTAATAGAACTGACAATGAGGCGCTAGGTATATGAATAACACCTCGTTCGTCAGTGGCTGTGAGTGCGTTTGCATCGCGGCCAATTGTGCAATGTTCGAGATAGATAAAACTAATTCGTTCATTAACACGGGTAAGCTCGGCCGGGGTGCTGGGACGAAAACCACTATTTTTCATTTTTAACTCGCGCTCAGGGTTAGTAGTCCCATACCGTATCCTTTGCCACGTCCGATGCCGTTGAGCATGGCGTTGCGCAGCAGTTCTGGTGATTCTACGGTGAGAACTCCGTCGAATTGAACTCTATTGAGTGTTACTCGAGCTTTTTCTCGGTTAAAACGTAAACGATCACGTCGAGTAACTAGGAGCATCTCGGTTTCATCATCGGTAGTGTTTCCGTTATAGATGGAAAATCCATGTGCAGTGATTTTATCTCTTAACCATTGTTTTTGATGTTTAACGGTTACGTGGGCAGCCCGGATTTTTTTACCATCTGATTGGGTAACAATACGTGTGGGATTTGCTGCTAGGCGGAAGCGATATTGTTGCCCAGGTTGCAGCCCTTCCAGCAGTGGGTTGTAATCTCGAATTTTTGATGATGGTTGATTGCTCCAACCTGCTTGCTCTTGAATATGTTCAAAGCATGGTCGGTTTTCGCTAAGAACTAACAAGCTAATACGATCTGTGCTTTGATCAAGACGCCAAAGTATTCGCTTTTCTTTAGCATGTAAATCAGGCGAAAAGCAGTTCATAACCGCTGCATGCAGTGTTCTGGGATTACTCGCAAATAACGCAGTTTTTCTGCGATAAGGGTTGAGATCTATTGCAGATAGAAAAGTCATTATGCATCTCCCAAAAGAGTAAAGGGGTTATGATCTTTCATTTCCCATCCTTTTGGATTATCTATGTCAGAAGTGAAACGGTGGGTAACAGCCCTTACCCCATATTCACGGTTTTTTAGATCAAAACTTTTAGGTACATCAGAGACCATTTCCGATATTGGATCGTCACCGTGCGCATCATAGGAAAGGCGCAGTTGTACCTTTTTGGGTTGCTTCTTTTTGTACCAGCAAGAAGCATGCCATTTTTCATTTTCCAGGCACTCCACAAGGGAGTTTTCTTTTATTCCAATGAGTAGTTGGCCAGATGGTGGACAAGCCCGTCTGCCTAGGAAAAGCGGAAATTTAGGGGATTTCACGGCTTCAGCTAGTTCTGTAATAACTGAAGTTGATCCTTCGACAGCAGCAACAAAAATTGCATCCGCCAAATAATCACGGTGGGTGAGCGGTTCTGCCTCTCGATTGCGCCAATCGATTTCTGTTTGGAAATCAGAGATAACAGTACCAATTTGGTCGGTACGAACCCCAAACCTTAGTTCAGCTAAATCAGTAATAGTATCAGTTCGCAATCGTCCTTGAGCAGCAGCTAACAAACCTATTACACCGCTTTTGGTGGGTTCACGGCGTGTATCTCGGTGCATAAACCGACTGTGATCACCCCATGACTGTAATGGTCCAGCGAGTTTTAGAAGCAGGACACTCATGCGTTATTCTCCGCACGCGAGCGAACAGCCTTTCCAACCAAGGAAATAAGATCATCGAAAGTAACGTGTGTTCCTATGGCATCGAGTTCAGCACGTGTTTCAGGGGTGTCGGCATTATTTGTAGCCAGATAGAAGCTTTCTTTAGCTGCACTGCCGTAGGTTTCATCTGCATTTTTGGCGCTAGAAGCCAATTCAATAGTAGCTTTGGCCATGCGTCCAGTGGTGGTGGTGATAGCTTTTTCGAAGCTTTCAGCCAGGTTTACTGGCTGATCTTGACGAATTTGAACCAGAACAAGTTCAGGGCGCGTTCTGTTTGCAAAAGTATTCATTTTTCCAGTAGGCATGGAGAGAATAAATGAGCGTAAAAATGCTTCAGTTGCTCGCGCAGCAGCTTCAACCGAATCAAGGTTTGAGATTAAACCTTCAGTATTGATAGTGGCGTAACGATAATGTGTGGGGGCTACAAACTCGACGGTGCCGATCATGCCTGCACCAGAAGTGTCATTTTCCTTGTTGTCATCGCTAGCGGTAAAGTAGTCAAATTCAATTTCGGCAGGATGTACGGAAAAAGCATGAGATACCTGGCACGCAGCATCCACATTAAGGTCTGGTGAGTCGGTGATCATTCGCCCAAAAAGAGCAATATCGATAGAATTATCACTTTGTATGATCTTATTGATGGTCTTTCTATTGAATGATTCACCAGTATCATGAGCCTGAATTGCTAATTGCGCAAGGTTACTGATTTGTATCCGTGACAGGAAAAGAAGATATGAGGTGACTGACTTTGGAGAAGCTGTCTCATCATTATTTTTCTTTTTCTCAGGACTAATTTTAATTTTTGCTACTTTAAAGATCTCTTCAGCAAGAGATACTGCTTTGTCAGCAAGATCTGGTCGAGATTCGATGATGGATTTTGCGATACGATCAACAGCGTAGAACGTGCGTTCACCTAGTTCGGTAGCATCAAGGTACTCCTTGAAACTTTCGCGGGTGGCTTTTTTCCATGCTTGGCTCGAGACCCGAGCACGGCGTACACCGCCATAAATACTAGTTTTAGGAGCTCCAGTATCATCACGGTTAACGTTTGATGGTGGAATGGTCTGAAGAATGTGAATATCGATGAACATACGTGACATGGGAAATCCTTTCAATAGGAAAATTATAGATGAAGTGTTTTAAGCAGAGACTTCTGCTGTTTTAGAGGTTTCAGGAGAGCGTTGATAAAGCTCTCGCGCCCATCTGAGGTGAACAGATTGAACTGCTTCTGGAAATTGCAGACGGTAAAGATCTTTTGCAAGCAAGCCGTAGTTAAGTGGAATATCCTTAGCACGAAATATTTGGATAAGTCCTCGAAGGTGATGTTTTGTCCCTTCAAAAGTGCTTGCATTCACAACGCTAGAAAATCTGCGTAAGATTGCTTGTTCCCAATCGTCTGAGTCATTGGGATTAGCGATCCTGCGCACGG
This DNA window, taken from Corynebacterium kutscheri, encodes the following:
- the cas2e gene encoding type I-E CRISPR-associated endoribonuclease Cas2e; this encodes MITIVLTACPAGLRGQLNRWLFEISAGVFVGHVSTRIRDRLWSIIVSELKNGRAIMAFSTSKNETGFEIKVHRHDWEIIDSDGIPLVLRPTRSNPESPLRKGWSKASQRRRKRK
- the cas1e gene encoding type I-E CRISPR-associated endonuclease Cas1e, which produces MTVIADSGASVVWCGENGVRYYAHGRPIGRNTTLLVKQAQLVSHTRSRLAVARAMYKMRFDDEAVDNLTMQQLRGKEGARVRNIYRQWADNTGVQWNKRTYNPEDFFDSDLINQALSSAHISLYGLVHSVIVALGLSPGLGFIHTGHDRSFVYDIADLYKAEVSIPIAFESVAAVEAGKVSPGDLPQYVRRQCRDAFKTNKILPRIVSDLKELLLDDSETSSDSFSIKNKVIELWDEKLERVSGGYNWDDSSGDDYP
- the cas6e gene encoding type I-E CRISPR-associated protein Cas6/Cse3/CasE codes for the protein MTFLSAIDLNPYRRKTALFASNPRTLHAAVMNCFSPDLHAKEKRILWRLDQSTDRISLLVLSENRPCFEHIQEQAGWSNQPSSKIRDYNPLLEGLQPGQQYRFRLAANPTRIVTQSDGKKIRAAHVTVKHQKQWLRDKITAHGFSIYNGNTTDDETEMLLVTRRDRLRFNREKARVTLNRVQFDGVLTVESPELLRNAMLNGIGRGKGYGMGLLTLSAS
- the cas5e gene encoding type I-E CRISPR-associated protein Cas5/CasD is translated as MSVLLLKLAGPLQSWGDHSRFMHRDTRREPTKSGVIGLLAAAQGRLRTDTITDLAELRFGVRTDQIGTVISDFQTEIDWRNREAEPLTHRDYLADAIFVAAVEGSTSVITELAEAVKSPKFPLFLGRRACPPSGQLLIGIKENSLVECLENEKWHASCWYKKKQPKKVQLRLSYDAHGDDPISEMVSDVPKSFDLKNREYGVRAVTHRFTSDIDNPKGWEMKDHNPFTLLGDA
- the cas7e gene encoding type I-E CRISPR-associated protein Cas7/Cse4/CasC → MSRMFIDIHILQTIPPSNVNRDDTGAPKTSIYGGVRRARVSSQAWKKATRESFKEYLDATELGERTFYAVDRIAKSIIESRPDLADKAVSLAEEIFKVAKIKISPEKKKNNDETASPKSVTSYLLFLSRIQISNLAQLAIQAHDTGESFNRKTINKIIQSDNSIDIALFGRMITDSPDLNVDAACQVSHAFSVHPAEIEFDYFTASDDNKENDTSGAGMIGTVEFVAPTHYRYATINTEGLISNLDSVEAAARATEAFLRSFILSMPTGKMNTFANRTRPELVLVQIRQDQPVNLAESFEKAITTTTGRMAKATIELASSAKNADETYGSAAKESFYLATNNADTPETRAELDAIGTHVTFDDLISLVGKAVRSRAENNA